One region of Streptococcus parasanguinis genomic DNA includes:
- a CDS encoding helix-turn-helix domain-containing protein — translation MGTLLATRLKNRRKELKLSQRELAEGICKQGQISRLESGEFTPGADFLHALAKKLKVSMDYFFDEQIVEEVDELAEFKKLAHTFIINRNYESLKYIYELENVKSHRLSLADKFYMEWIKSLIDFYFYGQQEEAVERLEKVLSQLSISDMNYLQVSNTLFNFYYDIGDLTRFDEIRETLEYQVNQLNLNTLEELELFIKFNYNVCRYLWLQNNIEEAITKITTTIKQCQAYRTTYLLADLYLLMGNVSKDFSSKISIKEYFETAHFLYKLDENMSMALKVEHYIANMAE, via the coding sequence GTGGGTACATTATTAGCAACCAGATTAAAAAATAGACGAAAAGAATTAAAATTGTCCCAGCGAGAATTGGCCGAAGGCATTTGTAAACAGGGGCAAATTAGTCGATTAGAGAGTGGAGAGTTCACTCCTGGGGCGGATTTTTTGCATGCACTTGCTAAGAAATTAAAAGTTAGTATGGATTATTTTTTTGATGAGCAGATTGTTGAGGAGGTTGATGAGTTAGCAGAGTTTAAGAAATTAGCACATACATTTATCATAAATAGAAATTATGAGTCTTTGAAATATATATATGAATTAGAAAATGTAAAGTCTCATCGTTTATCTCTAGCAGATAAATTTTATATGGAGTGGATAAAATCTCTGATAGATTTTTATTTCTATGGGCAACAAGAGGAGGCAGTTGAAAGATTGGAGAAGGTGCTGTCACAGTTAAGTATTTCTGATATGAACTATCTCCAAGTTTCAAATACTCTATTCAATTTTTATTACGATATTGGAGATTTAACGCGATTTGATGAGATTCGAGAAACATTAGAGTATCAAGTAAATCAACTCAATTTAAATACACTTGAAGAGTTAGAACTATTTATTAAGTTCAACTATAACGTTTGTAGATATCTATGGCTGCAGAATAATATTGAAGAAGCTATTACTAAAATCACAACTACTATAAAGCAGTGTCAGGCTTACAGAACAACTTATCTTTTAGCTGATTTGTATTTATTGATGGGAAATGTAAGTAAGGACTTTTCTTCTAAGATTTCGATAAAAGAATATTTTGAGACAGCACATTTTCTTTATAAATTGGATGAAAATATGTCAATGGCTTTGAAAGTCGAACATTACATTGCAAATATGGCAGAATAA